The genomic stretch TGCTTCATCCAGTACCACAGTTTTTACTTCGCTAAGGTTTACGGCCTTCTTTTTCACCAAATCAATCAATCGGCCGGGTGTAGCTACCAGAATATGAGTAGGGCGTTGTAGGGCAGAAATCTGGCGGTCAATGTGCTCACCACCATAAACGGCTTCGGCAAAAATTTTATCGGTATACTTAGTAAACTTGAATAACTGCTTGGCCACCTGTTTTGCCAGTTCACGCGTGGGACATAGAATTAAACCTTGAACGGCATTGCGCTTTGGATTTATTTGTGCCAACAAGGGCAGACCGTAAGCAGCTGTCTTTCCGGTTCCCGTTTGTGCTCGTGCCACAAGATCTGTAGCTCCCGACATCAATAGGGGTATGGCCTTCTTTTGAATTTCAGAAGGTTCAATAATATTTAGTTCAGCAAGGCCTTTTACAAAGTCAGCGCCAATACCAAGTTCTTTAAAATTTTTCAAAACAGATGCTATTAAAAGTGGGCCGAAGGTACGCCAAACTTTGAAGGAGGGTTGTAATTATACTTACGTGTTTGGTTGGAATAGGAAATGAGGTGGAGGAGTGCGGGAAGGTTTGACACGTCCTAAAATAGGTTGACGGTTTTTAAATAGATTTTTAATGAACCCTAGAAGCTATAGCTTCTAGGGTTTTTTCATGTATAAAGTTAGGTGTTTTATAGTTGAGACTTAGGTGTGGACGCAAGTTGTTGTAGGTTTCAATGGACTGTTTTATCAGCAACTGTAGCTCGCTAGCTGTGTTGCAGGTTTCTATCAGGAACTCATTTTTGAGGATTCCATTAACTCTTTCAGCCAAGGCATTCTGGTAGCAGTCATATCCATCCGTCATGGAAGGGGTGACCTGATGTTTTTGAAGTTCATTTTGGTAAACGGCTGCGCAATATTGAAGTCCTCGATCTGAGTGATGGATCATCGGAGCTTGACTACGCCTATGTTTCATAGCCATTTTCAAAGCTTTGACCACCTGCTCTGCGGCCATGTCTTCGCTTAGGTGGTACCCCATGATTTTTCGGCTACAGGCATCGGTTACCAAAGAAAGGTAATGGGTGCGTTCCCTGGTTTTTACGTAGGTAATATCACTGACAAGAACCTCTTCCGGACGGGTTACCTTATGCTCCTTAAGTAGGTTGGGATGCTTGTGCAACCAGTGTTTGCTATTGGTGGTTTTGGTGTAGGTTTTCTTTGGCCGGATCAGCAGGTGTTCTGATCGCAAGTAGTCAAAGAAAGCATCCCTACCTATTTTGATTCCCATTTTCTTCAGATCCGACTGAAGCAAATAGTAGAGTTTTCGTGTGCCCAGCCGGGGCATACGCATCCTAATGGCCAGTACCATAGGCTTGAGTTGTGCTAATTCATCAGCTCGATTTAAAGCTCTTGCACGAGCCTGATAGATGGCCTGACGGCTAATCCCAAACAAACGACAACTGTGGGTAAGGCTTACTTGCTTTTGTTGCCGGATGCGCCAGATTGTTTGGGTAATACCTTTTTTCGGATAGAAATTCCATGCTCTTTATCCGCCATATCAATCGTTATGTTAAGGATTTCATTCTTCAAACGTTCATCAGATAGCTCGCGCTCTAAGCGTTTGATGGTTTGGGCCGGGGTTTCTTTTCGTCTGGGATTGCTCATGGAGTGTAGGTAAGGTTTGCTCCAGTCTAAGCTACCATGTTTTCTGAGCCAAACCAAAACCGTACTTCTACCTTGGATACCATAGGCTTTCTGAGCTTGTTTATACGTCATTTCGCCTTTTTCTACCTGGCTGATCACCGCCAGTTTAAAGCCCATGTTGTAATCACGCTGACTGCGCCTTTTACTTGATCCTGAATTTCTTGACATAATAAGTCCAATTTGTGTCAACTTATTTCAGGACGAGACAGTTTTAAAAGTAAAAAAGCCCCGACATTTCTGTCGAGGCTTCTTTAAGAAGTTGAAAACCAAAAAAGTTAAATACTTATTTTACTTTATTCACAACAGCTTTGAACGCTTCAGGGTGGTTCATTGCAAGGTCTGCAAGAACTTTTCTGTTTAGTTCAATTCCACTGGATTTAACTTTACCCATAAAAGCAGAGTAAGACATTCCTTCTTCTCTAGCTCCAGCATTGATACGCTGAATCCAAAGAGAGCGGAAATTTCTCTTTTTGTTTTTACGGTCACGGTAGCTGTATTGAAGCCCTTTTTCAACGGCATTCTTGGCTACTGTCCACACGTTTTTTCTACGACCAAAGTAACCTTTGGCCTGTTTCATCACTTTTTTTCTACGAGCCCTTGAGGCTACTGAGTTTACCGATCTTGGCATAATTTTTAATTTTTTTGTGCAAGGCGTTCCGAGGTTAATCGAAATCTTAGGTGCACTTACACAGGGTTAATTAATAACTCTAATTTGTTAAATACAAAGTTGCTTTTTGATACTAGCCTCATCCACCTTGGCAACTAATCCAGATTGGGTAAGGTTACGCTTTTGCTTAGTCGTTTTCTTAGTAAGAATGTGACTCTTAAAGGCGTGCTTTCTCTTGATCTTTCCAGAACCAGTAAGCTTAAAACGCTTCTTGGCACTAGCTTTTGTTTTCATTTTTGGCATCTTCTTTCGCTTTTATATTCGGGTTTTCAACTTTTTGCTTTGCAGTATTTAGTACAAAGTAGGTAGTACCAAGTATGGCTCCTATTCTTCGTACTTTATACTTAGTACTATGTACTTTTTACTTTTTAGGAGCAATCATCATTATCATGCGCTTACCTTCCAGCTTGGGCATGCTCTCCACTTTTCCAAGATCTTCAAGATCTTGAGCTAAGCGAAGCAATAAGATTTCACCTTTATCTTTAAAAACAATTGAACGTCCTTTAAAGAAAACGTAAGCCTTAAGCTTAGCACCTTCTTTTAAGAAACCTTCAGCATGTTTCCTTTTGAAGTCGTAATCG from Owenweeksia hongkongensis DSM 17368 encodes the following:
- a CDS encoding IS3 family transposase (programmed frameshift), which produces MSRNSGSSKRRSQRDYNMGFKLAVISQVEKGEMTYKQAQKAYGIQGRSTVLVWLRKHGSLDWSKPYLHSMSNPRRKETPAQTIKRLERELSDERLKNEILNITIDMADKEHGISIRKKVLPKQSGRIRQQKQVSLTHSCRLFGISRQAIYQARARALNRADELAQLKPMVLAIRMRMPRLGTRKLYYLLQSDLKKMGIKIGRDAFFDYLRSEHLLIRPKKTYTKTTNSKHWLHKHPNLLKEHKVTRPEEVLVSDITYVKTRERTHYLSLVTDACSRKIMGYHLSEDMAAEQVVKALKMAMKHRRSQAPMIHHSDRGLQYCAAVYQNELQKHQVTPSMTDGYDCYQNALAERVNGILKNEFLIETCNTASELQLLIKQSIETYNNLRPHLSLNYKTPNFIHEKTLEAIASRVH
- the rpmI gene encoding 50S ribosomal protein L35; amino-acid sequence: MPKMKTKASAKKRFKLTGSGKIKRKHAFKSHILTKKTTKQKRNLTQSGLVAKVDEASIKKQLCI
- the rplT gene encoding 50S ribosomal protein L20; protein product: MPRSVNSVASRARRKKVMKQAKGYFGRRKNVWTVAKNAVEKGLQYSYRDRKNKKRNFRSLWIQRINAGAREEGMSYSAFMGKVKSSGIELNRKVLADLAMNHPEAFKAVVNKVK